One stretch of Muribaculum intestinale DNA includes these proteins:
- the panD gene encoding aspartate 1-decarboxylase, translating to MQVEMVKSKIHRVTVTESNLDYIGSITIDQDLMDAANILPGERVYIVDNNNGERFDTYTIAGKRGSGMICLNGAAARKVLPGDVVIIMSYATMPYDEARTFKPAVIFPDTATNRLV from the coding sequence ATGCAGGTAGAAATGGTGAAATCGAAGATTCACCGTGTGACTGTCACAGAAAGCAACCTTGACTATATCGGTAGCATCACTATCGATCAGGATCTGATGGACGCCGCCAATATCCTTCCCGGCGAGCGTGTGTATATCGTCGACAACAATAATGGCGAGCGTTTTGATACATATACCATTGCCGGCAAGCGCGGTTCGGGCATGATATGCCTCAACGGCGCTGCTGCGCGCAAGGTGTTGCCGGGCGATGTGGTGATAATAATGAGTTACGCCACTATGCCCTACGACGAGGCGCGCACATTCAAGCCGGCCGTGATATTCCCCGATACGGCCACCAACCGTCTGGTGTAG
- the panC gene encoding pantoate--beta-alanine ligase: MKTVRTAKELREAVGAVKADGRSVGFVPTMGALHAGHVSLIERARADNDVVVVSVFVNPTQFNNPDDLRTYPRTEEADSEKLQAAGVDIAFFPSVEEIYPEPDTRVFELGPVAEVMEGAMRPGHFNGVAQVVSRLFRMVQPDRAYFGEKDFQQISVIRRMVEIEGFDIEIVACPIKREADGLALSSRNVRLTPGQRAVAPAIHRILAESVDGASGRSVDEVKRAVTDAINAVDGMEVEYYEIVNPADMQPIAEWSEAEGGAVGCVTVYMGDVRLIDNIKYPA, encoded by the coding sequence ATGAAAACTGTACGTACAGCCAAAGAGCTGCGCGAAGCTGTCGGGGCTGTAAAGGCCGACGGACGTAGTGTGGGCTTTGTGCCTACAATGGGTGCGCTCCACGCCGGCCATGTGTCATTGATAGAGAGGGCCCGTGCCGACAATGATGTAGTGGTGGTGAGCGTGTTTGTCAACCCTACCCAGTTTAACAATCCTGACGACCTGCGCACATATCCGCGTACCGAGGAGGCCGACAGCGAGAAACTCCAGGCTGCCGGGGTCGATATAGCGTTTTTCCCGTCGGTCGAGGAGATTTATCCCGAGCCCGACACCAGGGTGTTTGAGCTTGGTCCGGTGGCTGAAGTGATGGAGGGCGCCATGCGTCCCGGTCATTTCAACGGTGTGGCCCAGGTGGTGAGTCGTCTTTTCCGTATGGTGCAGCCCGACCGCGCCTATTTCGGAGAGAAGGATTTCCAGCAGATATCGGTGATACGCCGCATGGTAGAAATCGAGGGCTTTGATATTGAGATTGTGGCCTGTCCGATAAAGCGCGAAGCCGACGGACTGGCTCTCAGTTCGCGCAATGTGCGCCTTACCCCCGGGCAACGTGCCGTAGCTCCGGCTATCCACCGTATTCTCGCCGAGAGCGTTGATGGAGCCTCCGGCCGCAGTGTGGACGAAGTGAAGCGCGCTGTCACCGACGCCATAAACGCTGTGGACGGGATGGAGGTAGAGTACTACGAGATTGTCAACCCCGCCGACATGCAGCCCATAGCCGAATGGAGTGAGGCCGAGGGTGGCGCCGTAGGCTGTGTTACTGTATATATGGGCGATGTGCGCCTTATTGATAACATCAAATATCCGGCATAA